In one Brienomyrus brachyistius isolate T26 chromosome 5, BBRACH_0.4, whole genome shotgun sequence genomic region, the following are encoded:
- the LOC125743146 gene encoding myeloid-associated differentiation marker-like protein 2 — protein sequence MDPQDRPCLDPAAVLSPLGGARLCQVLLAGVTVTLVAYGAGHRGPYGTFCMAAWCLCLGASLAEFLLEATRAGRRLPVSWPELTAAVTMLLALLSGAASLIYPLVFLRSACPYGDCGGRDYRIAATACSCACCAAFAAELRLARMRRGRPPAYMATCPGLLKVAQAAITAVIFGFLACDGEFGRYPPALYCAVALALCLVAGLAVVGLAVCGRHASTCLAAACSLIGALFHASAVAVWHVFCLQTRRPGPGGGQGGCPRGSCPWDSRLAVAAFAYVNLLLYAADCACTLRACWASRRSSAAPSDPTRRISFLKNSRRPQSTWTPHRVYLVS from the coding sequence ATGGACCCCCAGGACAGGCCCTGCCTGGACCCAGCAGCGGTGCTGTCCCCGCTAGGCGGGGCTCGGCTCTGCCAGGTACTTCTAGCGGGTGTCACTGTCACCCTAGTGGCCTATGGGGCGGGTCACAGAGGACCCTATGGGACTTTCTGCATGGCGGCATGGTGCCTGTGCCTGGGGGCATCGCTGGCAGAGTTTCTGCTGGAGGCGACGCGGGCCGGGCGCCGGCTGCCCGTGTCCTGGCCTGAGCTGACCGCGGCAGTGACCATGCTGCTCGCCTTGCTGAGTGGCGCCGCCTCCCTCATCTACCCCCTGGTGTTCCTGCGCTCCGCCTGTCCATACGGTGACTGCGGGGGGCGGGACTATCGCATCGCCGCCACCGCCTGCTCCTGCGCCTGCTGCGCCGCCTTTGCCGCCGAGCTCCGCCTTGCCCGCATGCGACGGGGCCGCCCGCCTGCCTACATGGCCACGTGCCCAGGGCTGCTGAAGGTCGCCCAGGCTGCCATCACTGCCGTCATCTTCGGCTTCCTGGCCTGCGACGGCGAGTTTGGCCGCTACCCGCCAGCGctctactgcgctgtggccttgGCGCTCTGCTTGGTAGCCGGCCTGGCAGTGGTGGGGCTGGCCGTGTGTGGCAGACATGCGTCCACATGCCTGGCCGCAGCCTGCAGCCTGATCGGTGCCCTTTTCCACGCCAGCGCCGTCGCCGTCTGGCACGTCTTCTGTCTGCAGACACGGCGGCCTGGCCCTGGCGGGGGGCAGGGCGGCTGTCCACGCGGGAGCTGCCCCTGGGACAGCCGGCTGGCGGTGGCTGCCTTCGCCTACGTCAACCTGCTGCTGTACGCCGCCGACTGCGCCTGCACCCTGAGGGCCTGCTGGGCCTCCCGCCGTTCCTCCGCCGCTCCCTCAGACCCCACCAGACGCATCTCCTTCCTGAAGAACAGCCGGCGACCACAGTCCACCTGGACCCCCCACAGAGTCTACCTGGTCTCCTAA
- the pycr1b gene encoding pyrroline-5-carboxylate reductase 1b — protein sequence MSVGFIGAGQLAHALVKGFTAAGVIATHKITASSPDTELPTVSGLRKMGVNFTTSNKETANRSDVLFLAVKPHIIPFVLDEIGPDIQDRHLIVSCAAGVTISSIEKKLVQYRPAPRVMRCMTNTPVVVREGATVYAVGTHAEAEDGRLLEQLMASVGFCTEVEEDLIDAVTGLSGSGPAYAFTALDALADGGVKMGLPRRLAVRLGAQALLGAAKMLLDSEQHPGQLKDNVCSPGGATIHALHFLESGGFRSLLINAVEASCIRTRELQSLADQESISPAAIKKTTLDKVLQQTGVAAAGGPKAAASLFNKSNPAWKKN from the exons ATGAGTGTGGGGTTTATTGGAGCGGGCCAGCTCGCCCACGCCTTAGTCAAAGGCTTTACCGCAGCCG GTGTAATCGCGACCCATAAGATCACGGCCAGTTCGCCGGACACCGAGCTTCCCACGGTGTCAGGCCTCAGG AAAATGGGGGTGAACTTCACCACCAGCAACAAGGAGACGGCCAACCGGAGTGACGTGCTCTTCCTTGCCGTCAAGCCACACATCATCCCCTTTGTGTTGGACGAGATCGGGCCTGACATCCAGGACCGGCACCTCATTGTGTCCTGTGCGGCCGGTGTCACAATCAGCTCCATCGAGAAG AAGCTTGTCCAGTACCGGCCGGCTCCCCGTGTCATGCGCTGCATGACCAACACGCCGGTGGTGGTGCGGGAGGGGGCCACGGTGTACGCTGTGGGCACACACGCCGAGGCGGAGGACGGCAGACTGCTGGAGCAGCTCATGGCCAGTGTGGGCTTCTGCACCGAGGTGGAGGAGGACCTCATCGACGCCGTCACCGGCCTGAGCGGCAGCGGCCCTGCCTAC gcGTTTACGGCCTTGGATGCCCTCGCGGACGGCGGGGTGAAGATGGGCCTGCCCAGGAGGTTAGCCGTCCGGCTGGGAGCTCAAGCCTTACTG GGCGCGGCCAAGATGTTGCTGGACTCGGAGCAGCATCCCGGCCAACTGAAGGATAATGTGTGCTCACCAGGGGGTGCCACCATCCACGCCCTGCACTTCCTGGAGAGCGGTGGATTCCGCAGCCTGCTCATCAATGCCGTGGAGGCCTCTTGCATTCGAACTAG GGAGCTGCAGTCCCTGGCCGACCAGGAGAGCATCTCTCCGGCTGCCATCAAGAAGACGACGCTGGACAAGGTTCTGCAGCAGACAGGCGTGGCAGCAGCGGGGGGGCCCAAGGCGGCCGCCAGCCTCTTCAACAAGAGCAACCCGgcctggaaaaaaaactga